DNA sequence from the Methanomicrobiales archaeon genome:
GTCAGCGTCTGTGAGGCGGTGCGGCTGGTTCGCGGGATTGCAGAGGGGCTTGCCTACGCCCACCGGCGGGGCGTGATCCACCGCGACATCAAGCCCGAGAACATCCTCCTGACGGCGGACGGGACACCGAAGATCACGGACTGGGGTATGAGCCGGATCCACGCCGCCTGCCGCCTGCCGACCCTGGTCGGCTTCTCGCCCTCCTATGCAGCACCCGAACAGGTGGCGCCCTCCCGGTTCGGGGATACCGACCGGCGGACGGACATCTTCCAGCTGGGCGTCGTCTTCTATGAACTCGTCACGGGGCGGCAGCCGTTCGGCGGAGAGGGGATCCTGGAGATCACGTCGGCAATCCTGGAAAAAGATCCCGTGCGGCCAACGGATCTGGTCCCGGCGTCGGCTGCCGTGGAGCCGATCATCTGCCGCTGCCTGAAGAAGGGCCCGGATCAGCGCTACCAGTCGGCTGAGGATCTCATCCTGGATCTGGATCGCATCGGGGATGCCACGCCTGCAGGGGGGAGAACCGTCTCTCTGGACGGCGACGCTCGTTAGCAGGGAACAGGACAGATCCAGTTTCGTACGGGTCTGCACTCCGCCCGGTTCGGCCCCGGGGAGCATCGGCGAGACTGCGATCCCGCCGCCCTGCAGCGCCGTCCGGACACTCCAGACACGCGAGCGAAAAGACGCCCTGGAGTCCGGGATTGTGAGCCTGTAAAATTGCCCTCGCAGCAGTGCTATACCCGCAATCCGTCCATGCCCTCGGGTGAGGGATCGGGGGCGCTCGAATGCGCCGCATGTCGTACCGGTGAGCAGGACCATTCACGCGGATATCCGGGAGGAGCACAGATTCTCGACGGTATAAGAGTCATACGTTCCTTTCACGGTCCCGGATTCCCCTCCGCCCATCGCGCGCCCCGGGGCGCGATCTCCTTCTTCCAGACGGGGATGCGCTCCTTGATCCGCTCCAGGATGGACTCGCAGCCTGCAAATGCCTCCTTTCGGTGGGCGGCACCGACGATGATGGGCAGGATGCTGTCATTCACCTGAAGCGAGCCGATGCGGTGCACGACGTCCACGGAGCGAAGGCGGAATCGCTCCGCCGCTGCATCCCCGATCGGATCGAACTCCCGGACCGCAACATCCCCGTTGACCTCGAGCTCCATCCGCTCGAGGCCGTTGTCCCGCACGATCCCGGGGAAGGTCACGATCGCCCCCATGGCAGGCGTCTTGGCTTCCGCGATCATCCTCCCGGCATCCGCCATGCGTAAGCCGGATCATGGATCAGCCTCCGGCGACCGGCGGGAAGACGGCGATCTCATCGCCGTCGTGCAGCAGGGTTTCCGCTGCTTCTGCATGGTCCACCCGCCGCCGGTTCCGCATCAGGATCACGTAGTCCCGGAGAGATTGGTTCTCTTCGAACAGCGCTTCCCGGGCCTCCGGCGAGCGGCTCCCCAGGACATTCAGGAGATCCCGGAGTGTTGCTCCCTCCGGCAGCTCGATAATGCTCTGCTGCCCGAACAGGTCCTGAAACCGGGCAAAAGCCCTGACAGTCACGATCACGCTATTTCGCTCCATGTGCTGATATCACAGCGGCGCACTCCGCACAGCTGGGATTCCGCTCAACGGCAACCTCCTCCATCACCGACGCCATGCCGTTCCACAGGAGCAGGCGGTTCTCAAGGAGGCTCCCGGTGTTGAGGAAGTACTTCAGCACCTCGTTCGCCTGCACCAGCCCGATGATCCCCGGGGCGGTCCCGACAACCGGAAACACGTCCGCCGGTGGCGGGCGCGGGAAGATGCAGGCGAGGCAGGCGGTCCTGCCCGGCAGGATCGTGGTCGCCTGCCCGTCGAATCCGCGGATCGCGCCGTGGAAGAAGGGGATGCCCAGATCCAGAGCCGTGCGGTTGAGGAGGTAGCGGGCCGCATAGTTGTCCATCGCATCCACGATCGCAGCGGCATCCCCGACCAGCTCCCGCACGTTCCCCGCATCCAGCGTCTCCTGGATCACCTCGACCTCGATATCGGGATTGATCCGCTCCAGCTTCTCCCCGGCCGACTGGACCTTGGGTCTCCCGATATCGATCTCCCAGTGCAGGATCTGGCGGTTCAGGTTCGTCCGCTCGACCACGTCGCTGTCCACCAGGCGGATGTGCCCGATCCCGGCGGCCGCCAGGTAGATCGCGATCGGCGAGCCGAGCCCGCCGGCCCCGGCGATGAAGACCCGTGCCCGCTTCAGCCGCTCCTGCCCCTCCTCACCGAAGAGCAGGAGCTGCCGCCGGTAGCGCTCCCGTTCCCGTCCGCTCAGCATACCCGGATCCGCTCCGCCATCAGGGCTCCTCTGCCTCCCCCGTGTGGAGGGCGTGGTGGGCGCCCCGCTCCTCGGGCCAGGGTTCGAGGCCCTTTTTCGTGCGGTAGTCGTTGATCGCCTTGTGGATCCCCTCCTCCGCCAGCACCGAACAGTGCATCTTCACGGGCGGGAGCCCCTCGAGCGCCTCGGCGACCGCGGCGTTCGAGACCTCCCAGGCCTCCTCGAGCGTCTTGCCCTTGATCAGCTCCGTCGCCATGCTGCTGCTGGCGATCGCCGCACCGCAGCCGAACGTCATGAACTTCGCATCCACGATGCGGTTCTCCTCGACCCTGATGAAGATCTTCATGATGTCGCCGCAGACGGGGTTCCCCACCTCGCCGACACCGTCGGGATTCTCCATCACCCCCACGTTCCGGGGGTTCATGAAGTGGTCCATCACTTTACTGCTGTACATGCTTCTCCTCCTCGCGGTACTGGTGGTACAGGGGGGACATCTCCCGCAGGCGGGAGACGACCTTCGGCAGAACGGACAGGACGTAGTCCACGTCCGCGTCGGTGTTCTCCTCCCCGAGCGTCAGCCGCAGCGACCCGTGGGCGATCTCGTGGGGAAGCCCGATCGCCATCAGCACGTGGGAGGGCTCGAGCGATCCCGAGGTGCAGGCGCTCCCCGTGGAGGCGGCGACTCCGTAACTGTCCAGCAGGAGCAGCATCGACTCCCCCTCGACGAAGCGGAAGGAGATGTTGACGTTGTTCGGGAGCCGGAGCTCCGGGTGGCCGTTCAGGCGCGTGTGGGGGATGGTGGAGAGGATTCCGGATGCGAGCCGGTCCCGCAGGGCGCGGATCCGCGCAGTCCGCCCGGGGATGTCCGTCGTCGCCCGCTCGATCGCTCTGCCCAGGCCCACGATGCCGGCGACGTTCTCGGTGCTCGCCCGCCGCTTCCGCTCCTGCCCGCCGCCGTGGAGCAGGTTGTCGATCCGCACCCCTTTGCGGATGAAGAGCGCCCCCGTCCCCTTCGGGCCGTAGAACTTGTGGGCGGAGAGGGAGAGGAGGTCGATCGGCATCGCCCGCACGTCGATCGGAACCGCCCCGATCGCCTGCACCGCATCGGTGTGGAAGTAGATCCCGCGCTCGCGGGCGATCCTCCCCAGCTCTGCAATCGGCTGGATGGTGCCGATCTCGTTGTTGGCGGCCATGATCGAGACCAGGATGGTCTCGTCTGTAATCGCCTTCTCC
Encoded proteins:
- a CDS encoding molybdenum cofactor biosynthesis protein MoaE, translating into MIAEAKTPAMGAIVTFPGIVRDNGLERMELEVNGDVAVREFDPIGDAAAERFRLRSVDVVHRIGSLQVNDSILPIIVGAAHRKEAFAGCESILERIKERIPVWKKEIAPRGARWAEGNPGP
- a CDS encoding MoaD family protein, translated to MIVTVRAFARFQDLFGQQSIIELPEGATLRDLLNVLGSRSPEAREALFEENQSLRDYVILMRNRRRVDHAEAAETLLHDGDEIAVFPPVAGG
- a CDS encoding HesA/MoeB/ThiF family protein, translating into MLSGRERERYRRQLLLFGEEGQERLKRARVFIAGAGGLGSPIAIYLAAAGIGHIRLVDSDVVERTNLNRQILHWEIDIGRPKVQSAGEKLERINPDIEVEVIQETLDAGNVRELVGDAAAIVDAMDNYAARYLLNRTALDLGIPFFHGAIRGFDGQATTILPGRTACLACIFPRPPPADVFPVVGTAPGIIGLVQANEVLKYFLNTGSLLENRLLLWNGMASVMEEVAVERNPSCAECAAVISAHGAK
- the nifU gene encoding Fe-S cluster assembly scaffold protein NifU, coding for MYSSKVMDHFMNPRNVGVMENPDGVGEVGNPVCGDIMKIFIRVEENRIVDAKFMTFGCGAAIASSSMATELIKGKTLEEAWEVSNAAVAEALEGLPPVKMHCSVLAEEGIHKAINDYRTKKGLEPWPEERGAHHALHTGEAEEP
- the nifS gene encoding cysteine desulfurase NifS, producing MAEERLVYMDHAATTPTDPDVVRAMSPYLTENFGNPSSLYRIAREAREAVELARQKVAAAIGADPAEIYFTSGGTEADNWAIKGVAFANRRKGSHIVTSAIEHHAVLHPCQWLEKQGFPVTYLPVDADGLVNPGDLEKAITDETILVSIMAANNEIGTIQPIAELGRIARERGIYFHTDAVQAIGAVPIDVRAMPIDLLSLSAHKFYGPKGTGALFIRKGVRIDNLLHGGGQERKRRASTENVAGIVGLGRAIERATTDIPGRTARIRALRDRLASGILSTIPHTRLNGHPELRLPNNVNISFRFVEGESMLLLLDSYGVAASTGSACTSGSLEPSHVLMAIGLPHEIAHGSLRLTLGEENTDADVDYVLSVLPKVVSRLREMSPLYHQYREEEKHVQQ